Proteins encoded within one genomic window of Candidatus Brevundimonas colombiensis:
- a CDS encoding DUF2155 domain-containing protein: MLMGAGALIGVLSAGAVTASVLQDAPRDARPVQDPIGDILRKTPAQPANAVPTETPPAGAPAPRAPIAVTPPPAVIVAEDAAVEEKAEAEVKAERPVAEKAIDQPATPGRRQRRKFAVIQAIDKVTAETMKFEVEVGGRPVRFNRNLVFAARACEVTTPDELTEDAIAYMDVSLQPRGQTASRQIFRGWMFASSPAVSGVQNPYYDAWVVGCKN; this comes from the coding sequence ATGCTGATGGGCGCCGGCGCCCTGATCGGCGTGCTGAGCGCGGGGGCCGTGACGGCCAGCGTGCTTCAGGACGCGCCGCGCGACGCGCGCCCGGTCCAGGACCCCATCGGCGACATCCTGCGAAAGACCCCGGCCCAGCCGGCCAACGCCGTGCCGACCGAAACCCCGCCCGCCGGCGCGCCCGCCCCGCGCGCGCCCATCGCGGTGACGCCGCCCCCCGCCGTCATCGTCGCCGAGGACGCCGCCGTCGAGGAAAAGGCCGAGGCGGAGGTCAAGGCCGAACGTCCCGTGGCCGAAAAGGCCATCGACCAGCCCGCCACGCCCGGCCGTCGCCAGCGGCGCAAGTTCGCGGTCATCCAGGCCATCGACAAGGTCACGGCCGAGACGATGAAGTTCGAGGTCGAGGTCGGCGGCCGCCCCGTGCGCTTCAACCGCAATCTGGTCTTCGCCGCCCGCGCCTGCGAGGTCACGACGCCCGACGAGCTGACCGAGGACGCCATCGCCTATATGGACGTCTCGCTGCAGCCGCGCGGCCAGACCGCCTCGCGCCAGATTTTCCGCGGCTGGATGTTCGCCTCGTCCCCGGCGGTCAGCGGCGTTCAGAACCCCTATTACGACGCCTGGGTGGTCGGCTGTAAGAACTGA
- the accC gene encoding acetyl-CoA carboxylase biotin carboxylase subunit gives MFTKVLIANRGEIALRVHRACKEMGISTVAVHSEADRGAMWVRLADESVCIGPASAAKSYLNIPSIIAAAEITGAQAIHPGYGFLSENARFAEIVEAHGMTFIGPKPDHIRVMGDKISAKQTVKDAGIPVVPGSDGEVETVEAAIEASKAIGFPLIVKAAAGGGGRGMKVALTPDDLVEAVQTAQSEAKAAFGNGAVYMERYLQKPRHIEIQVIADSHGNVVHLGERDCSLQRRHQKVLEEAPSPALSAEGRARIGETVNKAIAAIGYLGVGTIEFLWEDGEFFFIEMNTRLQVEHPVTEAITGVDLVREQVRIAAGLPLSFTQDDIAFKGHAIEVRINAENPETFTPSPGKITDFHAPGGLGVRLDSAIYAGYSIPPYYDSLIGKLIVHGRDREEAIARLKRSLNEVVIGGVDTTIPLFQKLLAEPDILSGDYDIHWLEKWAARQKGES, from the coding sequence ATGTTCACCAAGGTCCTGATCGCCAACCGGGGCGAGATCGCGCTGCGGGTCCACCGGGCCTGCAAGGAGATGGGCATTTCCACCGTCGCCGTTCACTCCGAGGCTGACCGCGGCGCCATGTGGGTTCGGCTGGCCGACGAGAGCGTCTGCATCGGCCCCGCCTCGGCCGCGAAGTCGTACCTGAACATCCCGTCGATCATCGCGGCGGCCGAGATCACCGGCGCCCAGGCGATCCACCCCGGATACGGCTTCCTGTCCGAAAACGCGCGCTTCGCCGAGATCGTCGAAGCCCACGGCATGACCTTCATCGGTCCCAAGCCCGACCACATCCGGGTCATGGGCGACAAGATCAGCGCCAAACAGACGGTCAAGGATGCGGGCATCCCGGTCGTTCCCGGCTCCGACGGCGAGGTCGAGACGGTCGAGGCCGCCATCGAGGCGTCCAAGGCCATCGGCTTCCCCCTGATCGTCAAGGCGGCGGCGGGCGGCGGCGGACGCGGCATGAAGGTCGCCCTGACGCCCGACGATCTGGTCGAGGCGGTCCAGACCGCCCAGTCCGAGGCCAAGGCCGCCTTCGGCAACGGCGCCGTCTATATGGAGCGCTATCTCCAGAAGCCGCGCCACATCGAGATCCAGGTCATCGCCGACAGCCACGGCAATGTCGTCCACCTGGGCGAACGCGACTGCTCGCTGCAACGCCGTCACCAGAAGGTGCTGGAAGAGGCCCCCTCGCCCGCCCTGTCGGCCGAGGGTCGCGCCAGGATCGGCGAAACGGTCAACAAGGCCATCGCCGCCATCGGCTATCTGGGCGTCGGCACCATCGAGTTCCTGTGGGAGGACGGCGAGTTCTTCTTCATCGAGATGAACACCCGCCTGCAGGTCGAACACCCGGTCACCGAGGCCATAACCGGCGTCGACCTGGTGCGCGAACAGGTGCGGATCGCCGCCGGACTGCCGCTGTCGTTCACCCAGGACGACATCGCGTTCAAGGGCCACGCCATCGAGGTGCGGATCAACGCCGAGAACCCCGAAACCTTCACCCCGTCGCCGGGCAAGATCACCGACTTCCACGCGCCGGGCGGCCTGGGCGTGCGTCTGGATAGCGCCATCTACGCCGGCTATTCGATCCCGCCCTATTACGACAGCCTGATCGGCAAGCTGATCGTCCATGGCCGCGACCGCGAGGAGGCGATTGCGCGCCTGAAGCGGTCGTTGAACGAGGTCGTCATCGGCGGCGTCGACACCACCATCCCCCTGTTCCAGAAGCTGTTGGCCGAGCCGGACATCCTGTCGGGCGACTACGACATCCACTGGCTGGAGAAATGGGCGGCCCGTCAGAAGGGCGAAAGCTGA
- a CDS encoding polysaccharide deacetylase family protein, with protein MAALAAAIVAGVVLAGFVASLMILPSLTGLSVVSPAAAVVARRTHGAERALLNYIAHRERRPVRAVSTAGAPIAGAWFAPWEDGALDSFTRHAGDLTHVYPTWIELRDDGGDILTKDWDPARNPTTKPLIAAARSHGVKIVPVVGNATEGHFDAGRIDRMLAPANAQNVMNHLLDFVRVNGFAGLQIDFEQVTPEQIERLTPWLDQLRQRLHAQGGELSIALEVGLSDHDIRALSGVVDYAAIMAYDEHGEDSMPGPISSALFVDKALTRFTRLVPADKLILGIGAYSYDWRDGDRSAESLTTTAALATARGYRPEDNPANVIDFDPQALQPTFRYTDDQGHAHEVWMQDAASVANAMTMGRERGLRGASLWALGEEDPASWKVFGRQAAPAITVIPALEHVALTQQIAFTGQGELLNVIDTPHPGERRIAVDPVSGLVSDEVWTRWPSAWTVRRTGAPDRTLALTFDDGPDPEWTPEILDVLKAKGVKATFFMIGGSAAANPALVRRVRDEGHEVGNHSFTHPNMAHVDEERVRLELTATDRALESILGRQVTLFRPPYNADSEPESYGEILPIAVASKLGYTTAGESIDPNDWNLSRPNPDGSTHRLRPDEIVSEVLAQADAGHAILLHDAGGDRSATVKALPVLIDALRARGYRLTTIGGLVGRTPDQTMPALPKGERSLIAADSAAFGFSHAVGVVLFVGFNLAIGLGLARIVLMLALASRRRRRAAPLDPAAPKPRVDVLVAAYNEATVIRRTLDSLLASRDVDVSVLVVDDGSTDGTYDVVAAAFGDDPRVRLKRKANGGKASALNLALTEATAPVVVGVDADTQLSGNALALLAAWFADPKVGAVAGNVKVGNRSNLVTRWQSIEYITSQNIDRRALALLNAVTVVPGAIGAWRTEALRSLGGYRSDTLAEDMDLTWRVREAGWVIANEPTALAFTEAPSSLGGLLKQRFRWSFGTLQCLWKHRRSTFRHGWFGGLALPSLWLFQIVGQVLAPLIDLQLAMAILIQGLAWLAAAQHADLDAAPNPTLWFTLGVYVAFTLLELAAGWIAYGFDREKRGDLWLLPTQRFVYRQIMYVVVWRALERALSGLGQTWGKLKRTGDVQAPAG; from the coding sequence ATGGCCGCGCTGGCCGCGGCGATCGTGGCGGGCGTCGTTCTGGCGGGCTTTGTGGCCAGCCTGATGATCCTGCCCAGCCTGACGGGACTGTCGGTCGTGTCGCCGGCGGCGGCGGTGGTCGCGCGGCGTACGCACGGGGCCGAACGGGCCTTGCTGAACTATATCGCCCATCGGGAGCGTCGGCCCGTCCGCGCCGTGTCGACAGCCGGCGCGCCCATCGCCGGCGCCTGGTTTGCGCCGTGGGAGGACGGGGCGCTGGATTCGTTCACGCGTCATGCCGGCGACCTGACCCATGTCTATCCGACCTGGATCGAGCTGCGCGACGACGGCGGCGACATCCTGACCAAGGATTGGGACCCGGCGCGAAACCCCACCACCAAGCCCCTGATTGCGGCGGCGCGGTCGCATGGGGTCAAGATCGTGCCGGTGGTCGGCAACGCCACCGAGGGCCATTTCGACGCCGGCCGCATCGACCGGATGCTGGCGCCCGCCAATGCCCAGAACGTCATGAATCACCTGCTCGACTTCGTGCGGGTGAACGGATTCGCGGGCCTGCAGATCGACTTCGAACAGGTGACGCCGGAACAGATCGAACGGCTGACGCCGTGGCTGGACCAACTGCGCCAGCGGCTGCACGCCCAGGGCGGCGAACTGTCCATCGCCCTGGAAGTCGGGCTGAGCGATCACGACATCCGCGCCCTGTCCGGCGTGGTCGATTACGCGGCCATCATGGCCTATGACGAGCACGGGGAAGACAGCATGCCTGGGCCGATCTCCTCGGCCCTGTTCGTGGACAAGGCGTTGACGCGGTTCACGCGTCTGGTGCCGGCGGACAAGCTGATCCTGGGCATCGGGGCCTATTCCTACGACTGGCGCGACGGGGACCGTTCGGCCGAATCCCTGACGACGACGGCGGCGCTGGCGACGGCGCGCGGCTATCGGCCCGAAGACAATCCCGCCAATGTGATCGATTTCGATCCCCAGGCGCTGCAGCCCACATTCCGCTACACCGACGATCAGGGGCATGCCCACGAAGTCTGGATGCAGGACGCCGCCTCGGTCGCCAACGCCATGACGATGGGGCGGGAGAGGGGGCTGCGCGGCGCGTCCCTGTGGGCGTTGGGCGAAGAAGACCCCGCCAGCTGGAAGGTGTTCGGCCGTCAGGCCGCGCCGGCGATCACCGTGATCCCCGCGCTGGAGCACGTCGCCCTGACCCAGCAGATCGCCTTCACCGGCCAGGGCGAACTGCTGAACGTGATCGACACGCCCCATCCGGGCGAAAGGCGCATCGCCGTCGATCCGGTCAGCGGACTGGTCAGCGACGAGGTCTGGACGCGCTGGCCCTCGGCCTGGACCGTGCGGCGCACCGGCGCGCCGGATCGCACCCTGGCCCTGACGTTCGACGACGGCCCGGATCCCGAATGGACGCCAGAAATCCTGGACGTGCTGAAGGCCAAGGGGGTGAAGGCCACCTTCTTCATGATCGGCGGATCGGCGGCGGCCAACCCCGCCCTGGTTCGGCGTGTGCGCGACGAGGGCCATGAGGTCGGCAACCACTCCTTCACCCACCCCAACATGGCCCATGTCGATGAGGAGCGGGTGCGGCTGGAGCTGACGGCCACGGACCGGGCGTTGGAAAGCATTCTGGGGCGCCAGGTCACCCTGTTCCGACCGCCCTACAACGCCGATTCCGAACCGGAATCCTATGGTGAAATCCTGCCGATCGCCGTGGCGTCCAAGCTGGGGTACACGACCGCCGGGGAATCCATCGATCCCAACGACTGGAACCTGAGCCGACCAAACCCGGACGGGAGCACGCACCGCCTGCGCCCGGACGAGATCGTGTCCGAGGTGCTGGCCCAGGCCGACGCCGGCCACGCCATTCTTCTGCACGACGCCGGCGGCGACCGTTCGGCGACGGTCAAGGCCCTGCCGGTGCTGATCGACGCCCTGCGCGCACGCGGCTATCGCCTGACGACCATCGGCGGGCTGGTCGGACGCACGCCGGATCAGACCATGCCGGCCCTGCCGAAGGGCGAGCGGTCGCTGATCGCGGCGGATTCGGCGGCCTTCGGCTTCTCGCACGCGGTCGGGGTGGTTCTGTTCGTCGGCTTCAACCTGGCCATCGGCCTGGGTCTGGCGCGGATCGTGCTGATGCTGGCGCTGGCGTCGCGGCGCAGGCGTCGGGCCGCGCCGTTAGACCCGGCGGCGCCCAAGCCGCGCGTGGACGTTCTGGTCGCGGCCTATAATGAGGCGACCGTGATCCGGCGCACCCTGGACAGTCTGTTGGCCAGCCGAGACGTGGATGTTTCGGTGCTGGTGGTGGACGATGGATCGACGGACGGCACCTATGATGTCGTGGCGGCCGCGTTCGGCGATGATCCGCGCGTGCGGCTGAAGCGCAAGGCGAACGGCGGCAAGGCCTCGGCCCTGAACCTGGCTCTGACCGAGGCGACGGCCCCGGTGGTGGTGGGCGTGGACGCCGACACCCAGTTGTCGGGCAACGCCCTGGCGCTTCTGGCCGCCTGGTTCGCCGATCCCAAGGTCGGGGCGGTCGCGGGCAATGTGAAGGTCGGCAATCGCAGCAATCTGGTCACGCGCTGGCAGTCCATCGAATACATCACCAGCCAGAACATCGACCGGCGGGCGCTGGCGCTGCTGAATGCGGTGACTGTGGTGCCGGGCGCCATCGGGGCCTGGCGCACCGAGGCGTTGAGAAGCCTGGGCGGCTATCGGTCCGACACCCTGGCCGAGGACATGGACCTGACCTGGCGGGTGCGCGAGGCGGGCTGGGTCATCGCCAACGAGCCGACGGCTCTGGCCTTTACCGAGGCGCCGTCATCGCTGGGCGGTCTGTTGAAACAGCGGTTCCGCTGGAGCTTCGGCACGCTGCAATGCCTGTGGAAACACCGGCGCTCGACGTTCCGGCACGGCTGGTTCGGCGGGCTGGCCCTGCCCAGCCTGTGGCTGTTCCAGATCGTGGGCCAGGTGCTGGCGCCGCTGATCGACCTGCAGCTGGCGATGGCGATCCTGATCCAGGGGCTGGCCTGGCTGGCGGCGGCGCAGCACGCCGATTTGGACGCGGCGCCCAATCCCACGCTGTGGTTCACGCTGGGAGTCTATGTCGCCTTCACCCTGCTGGAGCTTGCGGCGGGCTGGATCGCCTACGGCTTCGACCGGGAGAAGCGCGGCGATCTGTGGCTGCTGCCCACCCAGCGGTTCGTCTATCGCCAGATCATGTATGTGGTCGTCTGGCGTGCGCTGGAGCGGGCGCTGTCGGGCCTGGGGCAGACCTGGGGCAAGCTGAAGCGCACCGGAGACGTCCAGGCGCCGGCCGGCTGA
- a CDS encoding NADH:ubiquinone oxidoreductase subunit NDUFA12, translated as MLSKIFGWWEGATIGTRFTIAKRGRFVGQDENGNRYYESRDNASYDGRKRRWVIYDGYAEASKVTPDWHGWLHYTFDLPPTEQPLPRRAWEKEHLPNLTGTPLAWRPPGSLAAEARRPAATGDYQAWTPE; from the coding sequence GTGTTGAGCAAGATTTTCGGCTGGTGGGAGGGCGCCACGATCGGCACCCGCTTCACCATCGCCAAGCGCGGTCGCTTTGTCGGTCAGGACGAGAACGGCAATCGCTATTACGAGAGCCGCGACAACGCCAGCTATGATGGCCGCAAGCGTCGCTGGGTGATCTACGACGGCTATGCGGAGGCGTCCAAGGTCACGCCCGACTGGCACGGCTGGCTGCACTACACCTTCGACCTGCCGCCGACCGAGCAGCCGCTGCCGCGTCGCGCCTGGGAAAAGGAACACCTGCCCAACCTGACGGGCACGCCCCTGGCCTGGCGTCCGCCCGGCTCTTTGGCCGCCGAGGCCAGGCGCCCGGCCGCGACCGGCGACTATCAGGCCTGGACGCCCGAGTGA
- the aroQ gene encoding type II 3-dehydroquinate dehydratase, translated as MAETPVIHVLNGPNLNLLGVREPDVYGRDTLADIEQRCLKAAAGAVVVFRQTNHEGVLVDWIQEAREGADALILNPAAYGHTSVALHDALKTLSIPVIELHLSNPAAREAFRHHSYVSSAATGVIAGFGAAGYELAVQAALTKVRERG; from the coding sequence ATGGCTGAAACGCCCGTCATTCATGTGCTGAACGGCCCCAATCTGAACCTGCTCGGGGTTCGGGAGCCGGATGTCTATGGCCGCGACACCCTGGCGGACATCGAACAGCGCTGCCTCAAAGCCGCGGCCGGGGCTGTGGTCGTTTTCCGCCAGACCAATCACGAAGGCGTGCTGGTGGATTGGATTCAGGAAGCGCGAGAAGGCGCGGACGCCCTGATCCTCAATCCCGCGGCCTATGGGCATACGTCGGTGGCGCTGCACGATGCGCTGAAGACGCTGTCGATTCCGGTGATTGAACTGCATCTGTCCAATCCGGCGGCGCGCGAGGCGTTTCGCCATCACTCCTATGTGTCCTCAGCGGCGACCGGCGTCATCGCCGGGTTCGGCGCGGCGGGCTATGAACTGGCCGTTCAGGCGGCTCTCACCAAGGTTCGGGAACGCGGCTGA
- the lepB gene encoding signal peptidase I yields MTDITPNPPRPSAFNEAGEIVLTLLVALIVATLFRIAVFQPFTIPSSSMEPGLVTGDYIVVSKFAYGWSTASLPLNPPIRPGRLMGGQPRRGDVVVFRRPSDPKQVWIKRVVGLPGDTVQVRGGVVFVNGAAVRQTRLDVVADHDAPGRRVQRVRETLADGRSYVTYDGGPNLPGDDTPSRRVPAGQYLMMGDNRDNSLDSRWPPAIGVGLLPAENIVGRAEIVLASWKPGASLFKPWTWLNLQADRFLVRVR; encoded by the coding sequence ATGACCGACATCACGCCAAACCCGCCCCGCCCGTCCGCTTTCAACGAAGCCGGAGAGATCGTCCTGACGCTGTTGGTCGCCCTGATCGTGGCGACGCTGTTCCGCATCGCGGTCTTTCAGCCCTTCACCATCCCGTCCTCGTCGATGGAGCCGGGGCTGGTGACAGGCGACTATATCGTCGTGTCCAAGTTTGCTTATGGCTGGAGCACAGCGTCCCTGCCGCTGAACCCGCCGATCCGGCCGGGGCGGCTGATGGGGGGACAGCCGCGACGCGGGGACGTGGTGGTGTTCCGCCGCCCCAGCGATCCGAAACAGGTCTGGATCAAGCGGGTCGTGGGCCTGCCCGGCGATACGGTTCAGGTGCGGGGCGGCGTGGTCTTCGTCAATGGCGCGGCGGTGCGCCAGACGCGGCTGGACGTCGTCGCCGATCACGATGCGCCGGGTCGCCGCGTGCAGCGGGTGCGCGAAACCCTGGCCGACGGCCGCAGCTATGTCACCTATGACGGCGGGCCGAACCTGCCGGGCGACGACACGCCGTCCCGCCGCGTGCCGGCCGGCCAGTATCTGATGATGGGCGACAATCGCGACAACTCGCTGGACAGCCGCTGGCCGCCCGCGATCGGCGTGGGCCTGCTGCCGGCCGAGAACATCGTGGGGCGGGCCGAGATCGTGCTGGCGTCGTGGAAGCCCGGCGCCAGCCTGTTCAAGCCCTGGACCTGGCTGAACCTGCAAGCGGACAGGTTTCTGGTGCGGGTGCGGTAG
- a CDS encoding EF-hand domain-containing protein, which translates to MDRDRPLKKDETVEVRLSHAAKTAFMARCQAEGRTASEAIRCFIDAELSQTTRRSVPAGWRQLAAAALAGLALGAVAVPALAQSHATSSSRAAFDRLDRNHDGVVSFDEYRAG; encoded by the coding sequence ATGGATCGCGACAGACCGCTGAAGAAGGACGAGACGGTGGAAGTCCGTCTGTCCCACGCCGCCAAGACCGCCTTCATGGCCCGGTGCCAGGCCGAGGGCCGCACGGCCAGCGAGGCCATCCGCTGCTTCATCGACGCTGAACTGAGCCAGACCACGCGCCGGTCCGTTCCCGCAGGCTGGCGTCAACTGGCCGCCGCCGCCCTGGCCGGTCTGGCCCTGGGCGCCGTCGCCGTTCCGGCCCTGGCGCAGTCCCATGCGACCTCGTCAAGCCGCGCCGCCTTCGACCGTCTGGACCGCAACCATGATGGCGTGGTCAGTTTCGACGAATACCGCGCGGGTTAG
- the aat gene encoding leucyl/phenylalanyl-tRNA--protein transferase, whose protein sequence is MGGPSEGRKLTDPDFSASGPFGGFGPEDLLACYARGVFPMAEARDDPRVFIIEPDQRGVIPLDAFHIPSRLRRTVRGEPFDIRVDTAFEAVLDGCAAAQGPDREDTWINAPIRRLYAALFAQGFVHSIECWRDERLVGGLYGVSLGGAFFGESMFSRERDASKVALVHLVARLRKGGWTLLDAQFLTEHLSQFGAVETPQAAYLRRLAPALKVTPDQTALTAPLTGAEAVEAALAPGAPTR, encoded by the coding sequence ATGGGCGGCCCGTCAGAAGGGCGAAAGCTGACAGACCCCGATTTCAGCGCCAGCGGGCCTTTCGGCGGTTTCGGCCCCGAGGACCTGCTGGCCTGTTACGCCCGGGGCGTGTTTCCGATGGCCGAGGCGCGCGACGATCCGCGCGTCTTCATCATCGAGCCGGACCAGCGCGGCGTCATTCCGCTGGACGCCTTCCACATCCCCAGCCGCCTGCGCCGCACCGTGCGCGGCGAGCCGTTCGACATCCGCGTCGACACCGCCTTCGAGGCGGTGCTGGACGGCTGCGCGGCGGCGCAGGGTCCTGATCGCGAGGACACCTGGATCAATGCGCCGATCCGGCGGCTGTATGCGGCCCTGTTCGCGCAAGGGTTCGTCCATTCCATCGAATGCTGGCGGGACGAGCGGCTGGTCGGCGGGTTGTACGGCGTGTCGCTGGGCGGCGCCTTCTTCGGCGAAAGCATGTTCAGCCGCGAACGCGACGCCTCCAAGGTCGCGCTGGTGCATCTGGTCGCGCGATTGAGGAAGGGCGGCTGGACCCTGCTGGACGCCCAGTTCCTGACCGAGCATCTCAGCCAGTTCGGGGCGGTCGAGACGCCCCAGGCGGCCTATCTGCGCCGTCTGGCGCCCGCCCTGAAGGTCACGCCCGACCAGACGGCCCTGACCGCGCCCCTGACCGGCGCCGAGGCGGTCGAGGCGGCGCTGGCGCCAGGCGCACCCACCCGCTGA
- the thiS gene encoding sulfur carrier protein ThiS produces the protein MTQIQLNGEPRLVQAVTILALVEELALDPRKVAVERNLEIVPRSLHASTPIAPGDRIELVQFVGGG, from the coding sequence ATGACCCAGATCCAATTGAACGGCGAACCCCGCCTGGTCCAGGCCGTCACCATCCTGGCCCTGGTCGAGGAACTGGCGCTGGACCCGCGCAAGGTGGCGGTCGAGCGCAATCTCGAGATCGTGCCCCGCTCACTTCACGCCTCCACCCCCATCGCGCCGGGCGACCGCATCGAACTGGTTCAGTTCGTGGGCGGCGGCTGA
- the accB gene encoding acetyl-CoA carboxylase biotin carboxyl carrier protein produces MADDKKHAEIDAALVRQLAEILNETDLTEVEVERGELRIRVAREITVNAAPVQYAAAPAPVAAPAAAAAPVSMPSDPATIVARAGEEVKSPMVGTAYLQASPEAPAFIQPGDKVKKGQTLLIVEAMKTMNPIQAPRDGVVADILVGDAQPVEFGEALVLLEA; encoded by the coding sequence ATGGCCGATGACAAGAAACACGCGGAAATCGACGCCGCCCTGGTTCGCCAGCTGGCCGAAATCCTGAACGAGACCGACCTGACCGAGGTCGAGGTCGAGCGCGGCGAACTGCGAATCCGCGTCGCGCGCGAGATCACCGTCAACGCCGCTCCGGTGCAGTATGCCGCCGCCCCGGCGCCGGTCGCGGCCCCCGCCGCCGCCGCCGCTCCCGTTTCCATGCCATCAGACCCGGCCACCATCGTCGCCCGTGCGGGTGAAGAGGTGAAGTCGCCGATGGTCGGCACCGCCTATCTGCAGGCCTCGCCCGAGGCTCCGGCTTTCATTCAGCCGGGCGACAAGGTCAAAAAGGGCCAGACCCTGCTGATCGTCGAAGCGATGAAGACGATGAACCCGATCCAGGCGCCGCGTGACGGCGTGGTGGCCGACATCCTGGTGGGCGACGCCCAGCCGGTCGAGTTCGGCGAAGCCCTCGTCCTGCTGGAAGCCTAA
- a CDS encoding sigma-54 dependent transcriptional regulator — protein MQFARPTAVALIEDDADFRQALVERLVLEGLDVRAFAGGDAALKAIDADFPGVVVTDLRMPGLDGRQLLDRLQALDATLPVIMITGHGDVADAVAAMQAGAYDFVAKPFPFERLQDSLNRALEKRGLVLENRRLLAMASDSGQELPLAGASHAIVALRATIAQIADARMDVLIEGETGTGKEAVARALHNGGRRRLAPFVAVNCGALPDGLIESELFGHELGAFAGALRRRVGHVERAHNGTLFLDEVESMPMAVQVKMLRVLEEREVHPIGANEPRALDLRVLASSKIDLEAAARAGVFRQDLYYRLNVVRLRVPPLRERREDIPLLFAHFLRRAADRHRVEPPALSDSVRRRLVEADWPGNIRELAHFAERVALSLDDATRPADEGLSLPDRLNRFEAELLRDALQAHRGDIAAVLAEMRVPRKTLYDKLARYGLKPAAFR, from the coding sequence ATGCAGTTCGCCCGCCCGACCGCCGTCGCCCTGATCGAGGACGACGCCGATTTCCGCCAGGCTCTGGTCGAGCGGCTGGTGCTGGAGGGTCTGGACGTGCGCGCCTTCGCCGGCGGCGATGCGGCGTTGAAGGCCATCGATGCGGACTTCCCCGGCGTGGTCGTCACCGACCTGAGGATGCCGGGCCTGGATGGGCGCCAGTTGCTGGACCGGCTGCAGGCGCTGGACGCCACCCTGCCGGTCATCATGATCACCGGCCACGGCGACGTCGCCGATGCGGTCGCGGCCATGCAGGCGGGCGCCTATGATTTCGTGGCGAAACCCTTTCCGTTCGAGCGGTTGCAGGACAGTCTGAACCGGGCGCTTGAGAAACGGGGCCTGGTGCTGGAGAACCGACGCCTGCTGGCCATGGCCTCTGACAGCGGCCAGGAACTCCCGCTGGCGGGCGCCTCGCACGCCATCGTCGCCCTGCGCGCCACCATCGCCCAGATCGCCGACGCCCGCATGGACGTGCTGATCGAGGGCGAGACCGGCACGGGCAAGGAGGCCGTCGCCCGCGCCCTGCACAACGGCGGCCGGCGTCGGCTGGCCCCCTTCGTCGCGGTCAACTGCGGCGCCCTGCCCGACGGCCTGATCGAAAGCGAACTGTTCGGGCATGAACTGGGCGCTTTCGCCGGCGCCCTGCGCCGCCGCGTCGGCCATGTCGAACGCGCTCACAACGGCACCCTGTTCCTGGACGAGGTCGAGAGCATGCCCATGGCTGTTCAGGTCAAGATGCTGCGGGTGCTGGAGGAGCGGGAGGTCCATCCCATCGGCGCCAACGAGCCGCGCGCCCTGGACCTGCGGGTTCTGGCCTCGTCCAAGATCGACCTGGAGGCGGCCGCCCGCGCGGGGGTGTTTCGCCAGGATCTCTATTATCGGCTGAACGTCGTACGGCTGCGCGTGCCGCCGTTGCGGGAGCGACGCGAGGACATTCCCCTGCTGTTCGCCCACTTCCTGCGCCGCGCCGCCGACCGTCACAGGGTCGAGCCGCCCGCCCTCTCGGACAGCGTGCGCCGTCGCCTGGTCGAGGCGGACTGGCCGGGCAATATCCGTGAACTGGCCCATTTCGCAGAGCGTGTCGCCCTGTCGCTGGACGACGCGACCCGCCCGGCCGACGAGGGCCTCAGCCTGCCCGACCGCCTGAACCGGTTCGAGGCGGAACTGCTGCGCGATGCTCTTCAGGCGCACCGGGGCGATATCGCCGCCGTCCTGGCCGAGATGCGCGTGCCGCGAAAGACGCTGTACGACAAACTGGCCCGTTACGGCCTGAAGCCGGCCGCCTTCCGCTAG